In the Stigmatella erecta genome, one interval contains:
- a CDS encoding SBBP repeat-containing protein, whose translation MRSSSSETWRGMFWVWFGVWWALGCGQPSGTSAGQDAPEVAAEEQALMPLYPVDASGGPQGPRAAGRSGNALVSTASPPDWTFQAGTSGTEQATATAVCGGFIYTVGQTNGALSGQTHAGGMDVFLMKHRIRDGSLVWVEQFGSPMDDYATGVAVHGCTTSGTFIYVTGYTTGTLPGASHTGTNQGGRDIFVRKYDGSKALKWSRQRGSSKDDLSYAVAVNDTTGDVYVTGYTLGSFVTGTTASSNDVFVARYLPDGAAASAIQFGSSSNKSDIARGIAVDRNGKVYVTGYTNGVFPSQTSVGGIDMFLVKYSAELTAQEWIRQMGTPSADYGYGVAASRNASGEIELYAVGQTFGSLSEGGTLGGTTLSNAGDYDAVIFQYSDSGTKKRATLLGTQGRDSVNAIASDGGANLYVVGATTYDLRSDPGAYMGSVDAFLAKYDVNLERKSVHQYGSTSENPSLKDDHATAVFADKDDGVYLVGYTTGSIGAAFSQGGYDLFAMRYAEGCLVDQAMGPQCWSAVGCGGPHLTGRVAAGVEHALLVLPNGSVRSWGRNLDGQLGNGSSSNSAWPVTVQMAGLDEGVMPLGQVRAVAGGAKHSLALQADGSVWAWGGNASGQLGVSTPEGKSPLALRVGGLGRARAVAAGHSHSLALLQDGTVWAWGANTRGQLGDGTNAAHSVPVQVAGLSGVVGIAAGSEHSLALKTDGTVWSWGSNTSGQLGNSGTMESRVPVQVRVTGGEALEDVMEVASGAQHALALKLDGTVWAWGRGSNGQVGDGSFTSMQPEAVLVLNAEGDGPLMGIASIAVGSWHSLALGGDGKVWSWGYNSKGQLGEGTAARRALPVEVRDSFGTGVLTGLGAIAAGDVFSVAVSPDGRVWTWGYGYYGQLGNGAKGDQRLPVRTRLETDRGLVAAYYASSLAVRPDGSVWGWGFTVKSMRHGDAHQMVPAPVQGLMEAVDAPAVAVAAKIEHSLVVREDGSVWAWGVNYSGQLGDGSTADRSVPVQVQGLSRVVAVASGYGHSLAVRADGSVWAWGANWHGQLGDGSTTNRLVPVQVQGLSGVVSVAAGAVHSVAVCADGSVWTWGFNLVPMQVQGLSGVVAVAAGAVHSVAVRADGSVWTWGWESSLSDGRMVGPSVPVQVPELRGVVSVAAIEYRALAVRADGSVWAWKWVDEGGDGVKPSLAVPMQVPELSGVVSVAAGVEHSLAMREDGSVWSWGANAHGQLGDGSWVDRAVPVQAQMPWLSGVTALVAGYSHLLAVRTDGSVWAWGANDHGQLGDGSTTNRSVPVQVQGLSGVVSVAAGFYHSLAVRTDGSVWAWGVNDYGQLGDGSTMNRLVPVQVQDLSGVVSVAAGFYHSLAVRTDGSVWAWGANWYGQLGDGSTTNRSVPVQVQGLSGVVSVAAGLYHSLAVRADGSVWAWGANDRGQLGDGSTMNRLVPVQVQDLSGVVSAGAGAIHSWAVRADGSAWVWGYNGYAQLGHGLSLGTTAPDAPYSLNRRSEQKVYSLPFASPRTGQMEIGAIGRE comes from the coding sequence ATGCGAAGCAGCTCGTCGGAGACCTGGCGTGGCATGTTCTGGGTCTGGTTTGGTGTCTGGTGGGCGCTCGGTTGTGGACAGCCCTCCGGCACAAGCGCTGGGCAGGACGCCCCGGAAGTGGCAGCCGAGGAGCAGGCCTTGATGCCACTGTATCCAGTGGATGCCAGCGGCGGTCCCCAGGGGCCTCGAGCCGCAGGCCGTTCAGGGAATGCTCTGGTGTCCACGGCGTCCCCGCCGGACTGGACCTTCCAGGCGGGCACCTCCGGGACGGAACAAGCCACGGCGACCGCCGTCTGTGGCGGATTCATCTACACGGTGGGACAGACGAACGGTGCCCTCTCTGGACAGACGCACGCGGGGGGCATGGATGTCTTCTTGATGAAGCACAGGATCCGGGACGGCTCACTTGTCTGGGTTGAGCAGTTCGGCTCCCCCATGGACGATTATGCCACGGGGGTGGCGGTCCACGGATGCACGACAAGTGGCACGTTCATCTATGTCACGGGCTACACCACTGGGACCTTGCCCGGCGCTTCTCATACGGGGACGAACCAGGGCGGCCGGGACATCTTCGTGCGCAAGTACGATGGCAGCAAGGCGCTCAAGTGGAGCCGGCAGCGCGGCTCGAGCAAGGACGATCTTTCGTACGCCGTCGCCGTGAACGACACGACGGGGGATGTCTACGTGACGGGCTATACGCTCGGTTCGTTCGTGACCGGTACCACGGCCAGCAGCAATGATGTCTTCGTAGCTCGCTACCTGCCTGATGGTGCAGCGGCGTCCGCCATCCAGTTCGGCTCGTCCTCGAACAAGAGCGACATCGCGCGAGGTATTGCGGTGGATCGCAACGGCAAGGTGTACGTCACGGGTTACACTAACGGTGTTTTCCCTTCCCAGACGAGCGTGGGCGGCATCGACATGTTCCTGGTGAAGTACTCGGCTGAGTTGACTGCTCAGGAGTGGATCCGCCAAATGGGGACGCCAAGTGCCGATTATGGCTATGGCGTGGCGGCCTCTCGCAACGCCTCGGGCGAGATCGAGCTCTACGCCGTGGGGCAAACGTTTGGGAGCTTGTCGGAGGGAGGAACGCTGGGCGGCACGACTTTGAGCAATGCGGGGGATTACGACGCGGTCATCTTCCAGTACAGCGACAGCGGTACGAAGAAGCGCGCCACGCTGCTGGGCACTCAAGGCCGGGATTCGGTGAACGCCATCGCGTCCGATGGTGGCGCCAACCTCTACGTCGTGGGCGCCACCACGTACGACCTAAGGTCCGACCCCGGAGCCTACATGGGCAGTGTGGATGCGTTCCTGGCGAAGTACGACGTCAATCTGGAACGCAAGTCCGTCCACCAGTACGGCTCCACGAGTGAGAACCCTTCCTTAAAGGATGACCATGCCACGGCCGTCTTCGCGGACAAGGACGATGGCGTCTATCTCGTCGGCTACACCACGGGAAGTATTGGCGCTGCCTTCAGTCAGGGGGGCTACGACCTCTTCGCAATGCGCTACGCGGAAGGATGCTTGGTGGACCAAGCCATGGGACCTCAATGCTGGAGCGCGGTTGGCTGTGGCGGCCCACATCTGACGGGGCGAGTGGCGGCGGGAGTGGAGCATGCACTGTTAGTGTTGCCCAACGGGAGCGTGCGCAGTTGGGGCCGCAACCTGGATGGACAATTGGGAAACGGTTCGAGCAGCAACAGCGCGTGGCCAGTGACTGTGCAGATGGCAGGGCTGGACGAGGGAGTGATGCCTCTTGGGCAGGTGCGAGCGGTGGCGGGAGGTGCGAAACATTCGCTGGCACTCCAGGCAGACGGCTCGGTGTGGGCCTGGGGTGGTAATGCCTCGGGCCAATTGGGTGTCAGCACGCCTGAGGGCAAGAGCCCCCTCGCCCTGAGGGTAGGAGGACTGGGCCGGGCGAGGGCGGTGGCGGCGGGCCATTCTCACTCGCTCGCGCTCTTGCAGGATGGCACGGTGTGGGCCTGGGGCGCCAACACCAGGGGGCAATTGGGAGACGGGACGAATGCCGCCCATTCCGTGCCCGTCCAGGTTGCCGGGCTCAGTGGCGTGGTGGGGATTGCGGCGGGGTCGGAGCATTCGCTGGCGCTCAAGACAGATGGGACAGTGTGGAGTTGGGGCTCCAACACCTCTGGGCAGTTGGGAAATAGCGGCACCATGGAAAGCCGAGTCCCCGTCCAGGTACGTGTCACAGGGGGAGAGGCATTGGAGGACGTGATGGAGGTGGCGAGCGGAGCGCAGCACGCGTTGGCGCTGAAGTTGGACGGAACGGTGTGGGCGTGGGGCCGTGGCTCCAATGGCCAGGTAGGCGATGGCAGCTTCACGTCCATGCAGCCGGAGGCGGTGCTCGTACTGAATGCGGAGGGAGATGGGCCGTTGATGGGCATTGCCTCCATCGCGGTCGGCAGCTGGCATTCCCTGGCCTTGGGTGGTGATGGAAAGGTGTGGAGTTGGGGGTACAACTCCAAGGGACAGCTAGGCGAAGGCACGGCGGCCCGCCGTGCCTTGCCCGTGGAGGTGAGGGACTCATTCGGGACGGGAGTCTTGACGGGCCTAGGAGCGATTGCAGCGGGAGACGTCTTCTCCGTGGCTGTGAGCCCGGATGGGAGGGTGTGGACGTGGGGATATGGGTATTACGGCCAATTGGGCAATGGAGCGAAGGGCGACCAGCGTTTGCCCGTGCGGACGCGTCTGGAGACAGACAGGGGTCTCGTGGCCGCTTACTATGCCAGTTCGCTGGCAGTGCGTCCGGACGGCAGCGTATGGGGTTGGGGCTTTACTGTGAAAAGCATGCGCCATGGCGATGCGCACCAGATGGTGCCAGCGCCAGTGCAGGGATTGATGGAGGCGGTGGATGCTCCAGCGGTGGCGGTGGCAGCTAAAATCGAGCATTCATTGGTGGTGAGGGAAGATGGCAGTGTGTGGGCTTGGGGCGTCAATTACTCAGGCCAGTTAGGAGATGGGAGCACAGCGGACCGGTCGGTACCTGTCCAGGTACAGGGATTGAGTAGAGTGGTGGCCGTGGCGTCTGGCTATGGCCATTCGCTGGCGGTGCGTGCGGACGGCAGTGTGTGGGCTTGGGGCGCCAATTGGCATGGCCAGCTGGGAGATGGGAGCACGACGAACCGTTTGGTACCTGTCCAGGTGCAGGGATTGAGCGGAGTGGTGTCCGTGGCAGCTGGCGCTGTGCATTCAGTTGCGGTGTGTGCCGACGGCAGCGTGTGGACTTGGGGCTTCAACTTGGTGCCGATGCAGGTGCAGGGATTGAGCGGAGTGGTGGCCGTGGCAGCTGGCGCTGTGCATTCAGTTGCGGTGCGTGCCGACGGCAGCGTGTGGACTTGGGGCTGGGAAAGCTCCTTATCAGATGGGCGCATGGTGGGCCCGTCGGTGCCGGTACAAGTGCCGGAATTACGCGGGGTTGTATCCGTGGCCGCTATCGAATATCGGGCGTTGGCGGTGCGCGCAGACGGCAGCGTGTGGGCTTGGAAATGGGTGGATGAAGGGGGAGATGGAGTCAAGCCGAGCTTGGCAGTGCCAATGCAAGTGCCAGAGTTGAGCGGAGTGGTGTCCGTGGCAGCTGGTGTTGAGCACTCTCTGGCGATGCGCGAGGACGGTAGTGTGTGGTCCTGGGGTGCCAATGCTCATGGCCAGCTGGGAGATGGGAGCTGGGTAGACCGCGCGGTACCAGTGCAGGCCCAAATGCCGTGGTTGAGCGGAGTAACAGCCTTGGTGGCTGGCTATTCCCATTTGCTGGCGGTGCGTACGGATGGCAGTGTATGGGCTTGGGGCGCCAATGACCATGGCCAGCTGGGAGATGGGAGCACAACGAATCGGTCGGTACCTGTCCAGGTGCAGGGATTGAGCGGAGTGGTGTCCGTGGCGGCTGGCTTTTACCATTCGCTGGCGGTGCGTACGGATGGCAGTGTATGGGCCTGGGGCGTCAATGATTATGGTCAGCTGGGAGATGGGAGCACGATGAACCGATTGGTGCCTGTCCAGGTGCAGGATTTGAGCGGAGTGGTGTCCGTGGCGGCTGGCTTTTACCATTCGCTGGCGGTGCGTACGGATGGCAGTGTATGGGCTTGGGGCGCCAATTGGTATGGCCAGCTGGGAGATGGGAGCACGACAAATCGGTCGGTGCCTGTCCAGGTGCAGGGATTGAGCGGAGTGGTGTCCGTGGCGGCTGGCTTATACCATTCGCTGGCGGTGCGTGCGGATGGCAGTGTATGGGCCTGGGGCGCCAATGATCGTGGTCAGCTAGGAGATGGGAGCACGATGAACCGATTGGTGCCTGTCCAAGTGCAGGATTTGAGCGGAGTGGTGTCCGCAGGAGCTGGCGCGATCCATTCATGGGCTGTGCGCGCAGATGGCAGTGCGTGGGTCTGGGGTTACAATGGCTACGCCCAATTAGGTCATGGTTTGTCCCTGGGCACCACGGCTCCTGATGCTCCATATTCTCTCAATAGGCGCAGCGAACAGAAGGTCTATAGCCTTCCCTTTGCGAGTCCACGAACGGGCCAGATGGAGATAGGCGCGATAGGCCGCGAGTGA